One genomic segment of Nitrospinaceae bacterium includes these proteins:
- a CDS encoding TIGR00153 family protein, protein MRAIVQLFTKSPFGALQQHMTASNECVDQVRPMFEAMLEGDENNLAAIAKEISKIEHRADEIKNEIRDSLPRSIFLPVDRADLLSVLSQQDSIPDTVEDIAFLLTVRRTHLPQSWKEPLLTYVDKCVETFRTSFEVMSSLEGLLEVGLAGPEADDVLAKIDTVGQLEWGADKAQFEMLRLMFDMEDDLKPVDLFWWSKIFREVGDIANYSEKTVDRIRLMLYKK, encoded by the coding sequence ATGCGTGCTATCGTTCAGTTGTTCACCAAGTCGCCCTTTGGCGCCCTGCAACAGCATATGACGGCCTCGAATGAGTGTGTCGATCAGGTTCGCCCCATGTTCGAGGCTATGCTCGAAGGCGATGAGAATAATCTCGCGGCAATCGCCAAGGAAATCTCCAAGATCGAACATCGTGCCGATGAGATAAAGAACGAAATCAGGGATTCGCTTCCGCGTAGTATTTTTCTCCCCGTTGATCGGGCTGATTTGCTCAGTGTTCTCTCGCAGCAAGACAGCATTCCAGACACGGTGGAGGATATTGCTTTCCTCTTGACTGTGCGCCGAACGCATTTGCCGCAGTCATGGAAAGAGCCTCTCCTCACTTATGTGGATAAATGTGTCGAAACCTTCCGTACCTCCTTTGAGGTGATGTCCTCGCTTGAGGGGCTTCTTGAGGTGGGACTTGCTGGCCCGGAGGCTGATGATGTGCTCGCCAAAATCGATACCGTTGGCCAACTCGAATGGGGCGCCGATAAAGCCCAGTTTGAGATGCTCCGCTTGATGTTCGATATGGAAGATGACTTAAAGCCCGTTGATCTTTTCTGGTGGTCTAAAATTTTTAGGGAAGTGGGCGATATCGCCAACTACTCGGAGAAAACCGTCGATCGAATCCGCCTGATGCTCTACAAAAAATAA
- a CDS encoding response regulator, whose translation MTQKILIIEDEADIRELLAYNLAAEGFEVEEASTGADALEAIRERKHDLLLLDLMLPDVSGLDICRTVRQSLELRDLPIIMVTARGGEMDRIVGLELGADDYVVKPFSVREVILRVKSVLNRSEGKEVSGQSKIIHHGVLEINFERHEVIVENKQCILTATEFKLLQKLISRVGVVHSRDVLLDAVWGLDAFVTQRTVDTHIRRLRDKLGPAALMIETIRGVGYRFVPSSGK comes from the coding sequence ATGACCCAGAAAATTCTCATTATAGAAGATGAAGCCGATATTCGTGAACTGCTGGCCTATAACCTTGCGGCCGAGGGTTTTGAGGTGGAGGAGGCGAGTACGGGTGCGGATGCCCTGGAAGCGATTCGGGAGCGAAAACATGATCTGTTGCTTCTCGATTTAATGCTTCCGGATGTATCGGGTCTCGATATTTGTCGCACAGTCCGCCAGAGCCTCGAGCTTCGGGATTTGCCCATCATCATGGTCACGGCTCGGGGGGGAGAGATGGACCGCATCGTCGGACTTGAACTCGGTGCGGATGATTATGTCGTCAAGCCCTTTAGTGTTCGTGAGGTCATATTGCGGGTGAAGTCGGTCCTGAATCGCTCGGAGGGCAAAGAGGTGTCAGGCCAGAGCAAGATAATTCACCATGGTGTGTTGGAGATAAATTTTGAGCGCCATGAGGTCATTGTGGAAAATAAACAATGTATTCTAACGGCAACTGAATTTAAGTTGCTCCAGAAGTTGATCTCGCGCGTAGGGGTGGTCCATAGCCGCGATGTTCTTCTTGACGCCGTATGGGGGCTTGATGCATTCGTCACCCAACGAACAGTGGATACGCACATTCGCCGCCTTCGAGACAAACTTGGTCCGGCTGCGCTGATGATTGAGACGATCAGAGGCGTGGGATACCGATTTGTTCCCTCATCGGGCAAGTAA
- a CDS encoding DUF218 domain-containing protein, which produces MFFLRKFVAATLFPASIIFGLLSMGLFFRFFTRRRMLGRIFLGCAALLFILTTQNTVGDALLLPLESKYPAVLDLEKTISKLGEGARPRWIVVLGGGYNPDPALPLSSRLSSASLHRLTEGIRLQRRMRNVKLILSGGALYGGRSEAMGMHDMAMALGVEKGSLRTDDISWDTRAQAMNIKKLVGAERFFLVTSASHMPRAMALFRKEKMRPIPAPTDHRIAKSRLPILLRYFPSAGAMEKTRAAFYEYLGLSWAKLRGDIE; this is translated from the coding sequence ATGTTTTTTTTGAGAAAATTCGTTGCCGCGACACTTTTTCCTGCATCCATCATTTTCGGCCTTCTATCCATGGGTCTTTTTTTCAGATTCTTTACCCGGAGGCGAATGCTGGGCAGGATCTTCCTCGGGTGTGCGGCGCTGTTATTTATACTTACAACCCAGAATACGGTTGGCGATGCTTTGCTGCTGCCTCTTGAGTCTAAATATCCTGCTGTCTTGGACCTTGAGAAAACAATTTCAAAACTCGGCGAAGGAGCCAGGCCGCGGTGGATAGTCGTTTTAGGAGGAGGCTACAACCCGGATCCGGCTCTGCCGCTGTCATCGAGGCTCTCTTCAGCCAGCTTGCACCGGCTCACCGAGGGCATACGCCTTCAACGTCGCATGCGGAATGTGAAATTAATTTTATCCGGCGGCGCGCTATACGGAGGGCGTTCCGAGGCCATGGGTATGCATGACATGGCCATGGCTCTGGGCGTGGAAAAAGGCTCTTTGAGAACAGATGATATTTCGTGGGATACGCGTGCTCAGGCGATGAATATAAAAAAATTAGTTGGGGCTGAAAGATTTTTTTTGGTGACTTCCGCATCGCACATGCCAAGGGCGATGGCTTTATTCAGAAAAGAGAAGATGCGCCCTATTCCCGCGCCAACAGACCACCGTATTGCGAAAAGCAGGTTGCCTATCCTGCTTAGGTATTTTCCCTCGGCGGGAGCAATGGAGAAGACGCGGGCTGCTTTTTATGAGTATCTGGGGCTCAGCTGGGCG